Proteins encoded by one window of Luteitalea sp.:
- a CDS encoding DUF3185 domain-containing protein, translated as MKAATLVGIVLVIIGIVALAYGGITYTRDETVLDVGPVQAQRETRERIPLPPLLGGLALVGGVVLIIVGARRS; from the coding sequence ATGAAAGCTGCAACTCTGGTGGGCATCGTGCTCGTGATCATCGGGATCGTAGCCTTGGCGTATGGCGGCATCACGTACACACGGGACGAGACCGTGCTGGACGTCGGGCCAGTCCAAGCGCAGCGCGAGACCAGGGAACGAATTCCGTTACCGCCGCTACTCGGGGGATTGGCGCTGGTTGGCGGCGTCGTGCTGATCATCGTTGGAGCGCGACGATCCTGA